The following proteins are co-located in the Planococcus plakortidis genome:
- a CDS encoding TAXI family TRAP transporter solute-binding subunit has protein sequence MLNKKFGFYATVALAGSVFLAGCGDDAANEGEGGGGASEPEFLSILTGGTTGTYYPLGGAMATIIENETGIDTTAEVSQASAANMTSLADGTGEIAFVQTDTAFYASEGSNMFEGEVIDSVSAIGALYPETIQIVTTEGSGITAFEDLAGKSVSVGAPGSGTYINAEQLLEIHGMTMDDIDAQNLDFGESQESLQSGQIDAAFITAGTPTGAVESLSATADVNIVPVAAEKAAELIEKYPYYAEDAVPSGTYGLTEEVPTVSVLAMLVVQNDISEDTVYDITKAIYENTDQIQHAKAEFIKAETALDGIGIDIHPGAQRYFDEVNQ, from the coding sequence ATGTTAAACAAAAAATTTGGATTCTACGCGACTGTCGCTTTGGCCGGATCCGTATTCCTGGCAGGCTGTGGAGATGATGCAGCTAACGAAGGAGAAGGTGGCGGCGGAGCATCCGAACCGGAATTCCTCAGTATTTTGACTGGCGGAACCACGGGAACGTATTACCCGCTTGGCGGGGCGATGGCTACGATCATCGAGAATGAGACCGGCATCGATACGACTGCCGAAGTATCCCAGGCATCTGCAGCCAATATGACATCACTTGCTGATGGCACTGGCGAAATCGCTTTTGTTCAGACAGACACGGCTTTCTATGCTTCTGAAGGCTCGAATATGTTCGAAGGGGAAGTCATCGACAGCGTATCTGCAATCGGTGCCCTTTACCCGGAAACGATCCAGATCGTAACGACTGAAGGATCCGGCATCACTGCGTTTGAAGACTTGGCAGGTAAATCGGTATCAGTCGGGGCACCTGGTTCAGGTACGTATATCAACGCGGAGCAATTGCTTGAGATCCATGGCATGACGATGGATGACATCGACGCGCAGAACTTGGACTTCGGCGAATCTCAGGAAAGCCTGCAATCCGGCCAAATCGACGCAGCATTCATCACAGCAGGAACGCCGACTGGCGCAGTTGAAAGCTTGAGTGCGACTGCCGATGTTAATATCGTTCCTGTCGCAGCCGAAAAAGCAGCAGAATTGATCGAGAAGTACCCGTACTATGCAGAGGATGCAGTTCCTTCCGGCACTTATGGGTTGACTGAAGAAGTTCCGACGGTGTCCGTTCTTGCCATGCTTGTCGTGCAAAACGATATCTCTGAAGACACAGTCTATGACATCACAAAAGCCATTTACGAAAACACGGATCAAATCCAACATGCCAAAGCTGAATTCATCAAAGCGGAAACAGCTCTTGACGGTATCGGAATCGATATCCATCCTGGCGCACAGCGTTACTTCGATGAAGTAAACCAATAA
- a CDS encoding phosphatidylglycerophosphatase A, with translation MDGGHFRVHSEEVNKATHEALARRGVTKEDIAKIVLDMQLPFNEGLTLAHCIESVESVLRKREMQHALLVGIELDELAEQGKLSQPLQQIVGSDEGLFGVDEMIGLGAVLTYGSIAVTTFGHLDKNKTGIIHNLDTKYGEHVHTFLDDLVSSIAACASARIAHRTRDLEEEGRSFEDLAPEETTPETHLPGAEYD, from the coding sequence ATGGACGGAGGACATTTCCGTGTACATTCAGAAGAAGTGAATAAAGCGACGCATGAAGCATTGGCAAGAAGAGGAGTCACAAAAGAAGACATCGCAAAAATCGTATTGGATATGCAATTGCCGTTTAATGAAGGATTGACCTTGGCCCATTGCATCGAGTCGGTCGAGAGCGTCTTGCGTAAACGGGAAATGCAGCATGCCTTATTGGTCGGCATCGAGCTCGACGAACTGGCAGAGCAAGGGAAGCTGTCGCAGCCGCTTCAGCAGATCGTCGGTTCGGATGAAGGCTTGTTCGGCGTCGATGAAATGATCGGGCTCGGTGCCGTGCTCACATACGGCAGCATCGCTGTAACGACGTTCGGCCATTTGGATAAAAACAAGACCGGCATCATCCATAATCTGGACACCAAATACGGGGAGCATGTCCATACTTTCCTCGATGACCTCGTTTCGAGTATCGCCGCCTGTGCTTCGGCACGTATCGCCCATCGCACACGCGATTTGGAAGAGGAAGGCAGAAGCTTTGAAGACTTGGCACCGGAAGAGACAACGCCCGAAACTCACTTGCCTGGAGCGGAATACGATTGA
- a CDS encoding alpha/beta hydrolase, whose amino-acid sequence MNNGSVEDFTLYSDALGEDMQVLIHLPANYSPLYKYSLVIASDGKDYFQLGRAPRVVDELLANEEIENIIFVGIPYKSVEDRNRKYEPAGEQHGAYLRFLAHELVPYLDEKYPTYQVGMGRTLVGDSLAATVSLMAALKYPNIFGRVILQSPKVGPEMMEAVEKFSMNNSFTVYHVIGSEETEVKLTNGETADFLTPNRELNELMKNKGFSLFYEEFKGDHTWKYWQPDLKRALLMNFGM is encoded by the coding sequence ATGAACAATGGAAGCGTAGAGGATTTCACGCTTTACAGCGATGCCTTGGGAGAGGACATGCAGGTGCTCATCCATCTGCCCGCAAATTATTCCCCTCTCTACAAATACAGCCTGGTCATCGCCTCGGACGGCAAGGATTATTTCCAGCTAGGGCGCGCGCCCCGCGTCGTCGATGAATTGCTGGCCAACGAGGAAATCGAGAACATCATTTTCGTCGGTATCCCCTATAAAAGTGTAGAAGACCGCAACCGCAAATATGAACCTGCCGGCGAACAGCACGGGGCGTATTTACGCTTTTTGGCCCACGAACTGGTCCCTTACCTCGACGAGAAGTATCCCACTTACCAAGTCGGCATGGGCCGCACATTGGTCGGCGATTCACTCGCTGCGACGGTGTCTTTGATGGCTGCACTGAAATACCCGAATATTTTCGGGCGTGTCATCCTTCAATCACCGAAAGTCGGGCCGGAAATGATGGAGGCTGTAGAGAAATTTTCGATGAACAATTCGTTCACGGTCTACCACGTCATCGGCTCGGAAGAAACGGAAGTGAAATTGACCAACGGTGAAACGGCCGACTTCCTTACGCCGAACCGCGAATTGAACGAGTTGATGAAAAATAAAGGGTTTTCGCTGTTTTATGAAGAATTCAAAGGAGACCACACATGGAAATATTGGCAGCCTGATTTGAAACGGGCATTGCTGATGAATTTCGGTATGTAG
- a CDS encoding YjcG family protein: protein MKYGIAAFPSKKLQDLANSYRKRYDPHYELITPHITLKGPFEADDSEVKAMAEELGNIAKRQKPFRIHATRVSTFTPVTNALYFKIEPSKELMDLHEDLHSDFLGGMPDHPFVPHITIAQKLSDSEHADVYGQLKMAGIDHEETIDRIHLLYQLEDGSWTVYDTFRLSGDEA from the coding sequence ATGAAATATGGCATTGCAGCATTTCCATCAAAAAAACTACAAGACTTGGCGAATTCCTATCGGAAGCGCTATGATCCGCATTATGAATTGATCACACCACATATTACATTGAAAGGGCCTTTCGAAGCGGATGATTCGGAAGTGAAAGCGATGGCTGAGGAACTCGGCAATATCGCCAAGCGCCAAAAGCCTTTCCGTATCCACGCAACACGCGTCAGCACGTTCACACCGGTGACGAACGCCTTGTACTTCAAGATCGAGCCGTCCAAAGAGCTGATGGATCTTCACGAAGACCTCCACTCCGATTTTCTTGGCGGCATGCCGGACCATCCTTTTGTACCGCATATCACGATCGCACAGAAATTGTCGGATTCGGAACATGCCGATGTTTACGGCCAATTGAAGATGGCCGGCATCGACCACGAAGAGACGATTGACCGCATCCACCTCCTCTACCAATTGGAAGATGGGTCGTGGACAGTGTACGACACATTCCGCTTGTCAGGAGATGAAGCTTAA
- a CDS encoding GNAT family N-acetyltransferase has protein sequence MQRVKIVETELEKEQAFEIRRKVFVDEQGVALHVEMDEHDDSATHFIGYELEQPIAAARIREYEQGVGKVERVCVLPEYRGHHFGAEMMEQLEEYARSIGYFRLQLNSQSHAIRFYERLGYDVVSPEFMDAGIPHRQMEKTL, from the coding sequence TTGCAGAGAGTCAAAATCGTTGAAACCGAACTTGAAAAAGAACAGGCTTTTGAAATCCGCCGCAAGGTATTCGTGGACGAACAAGGCGTTGCCCTTCATGTCGAGATGGATGAGCATGATGACAGCGCCACCCATTTTATCGGCTATGAACTGGAACAGCCGATCGCCGCGGCCCGGATCCGGGAATACGAACAGGGCGTCGGCAAAGTCGAGCGCGTCTGCGTGTTGCCTGAATACCGCGGACATCATTTTGGGGCGGAGATGATGGAACAGCTGGAGGAATATGCCCGCTCAATCGGCTATTTCCGACTGCAGCTCAACTCCCAAAGCCATGCCATCCGGTTTTACGAACGGCTTGGCTATGATGTGGTCTCTCCAGAGTTCATGGATGCCGGCATCCCGCATCGCCAAATGGAGAAAACGCTATAA
- the fabI gene encoding enoyl-ACP reductase FabI: MSISLKDKTYVIMGVANKRSIAWGIARSLDAAGANLIFTYAGERFEKSVRDLVATLDGKHEQILPCDVTSDEDVEKCFNTIKESAGKIDGLAHCIAFAKTEELSGDFSDTSRDGFLLAHNISSYSLTIVSKYAKPLMTEGGSIVALTYIGGERVMPNYNVMGVAKASLEMSVRYLAADLGKHDIRVNAISSGPIRTLSSKGVSDFNSILREIEEKAPLRRNTTPEEVGDTAVFLFSNMSRGITGEVLHVDSGYHVL, from the coding sequence ATGTCGATTTCATTGAAAGATAAAACATACGTCATCATGGGTGTCGCCAATAAGCGCAGCATCGCTTGGGGGATTGCCCGTTCATTGGATGCAGCAGGAGCGAACTTGATCTTTACATATGCAGGGGAGCGCTTTGAAAAATCGGTGCGCGATTTGGTCGCGACACTTGATGGCAAGCACGAGCAGATTTTGCCATGTGATGTGACCAGTGACGAGGACGTAGAGAAATGCTTCAACACGATCAAGGAAAGCGCCGGGAAAATCGACGGGCTTGCGCATTGCATCGCATTCGCGAAAACGGAAGAATTGTCAGGTGACTTTTCCGATACTTCACGCGACGGCTTTTTGCTCGCGCATAACATCAGCTCGTACTCATTGACGATCGTTTCGAAATACGCGAAACCGTTGATGACAGAAGGCGGGAGCATCGTTGCCTTGACATATATCGGCGGAGAACGCGTCATGCCGAACTACAATGTCATGGGCGTTGCCAAGGCATCACTTGAAATGTCCGTCCGTTATTTGGCTGCGGATCTTGGCAAGCACGATATCCGCGTCAATGCCATTTCATCTGGCCCGATCCGTACGCTTTCTTCCAAAGGCGTCAGCGATTTCAACTCGATTTTGCGTGAAATCGAAGAAAAAGCACCGCTGCGCCGCAACACGACACCGGAAGAAGTCGGCGACACGGCAGTCTTCCTGTTCAGCAATATGTCCCGCGGCATCACCGGCGAAGTCCTTCATGTCGACAGCGGTTATCATGTCTTATAA
- the mgtE gene encoding magnesium transporter, whose product MMEETKIRDEELNEELMHELLGKGDVEAFREEFLSHHPYDQASFYEKADGETRQLLYQYLSPKEMADIFEAIEVDDDEYENLFKEMDTRYASDILSYMYTDDAVDVLNELNKDQVASYLTIMDKESAQQIKDLLHYEEYTAGSIMTTEFVAIPKNSTVRSAMNILRNAAPNAETIYYVFVIDEDRKLSGIVTLRDLIVADEDTLIEAIMNDRVVSVQVSEDQEEVARMIKDYDFLALPVVDFQDHLLGIITVDDIIDVLDEEASDDYSKLAAVSDMDTFDRGPLTAAKKRLPWLILLTFLGMLTANLMGMFEATLDQVALLAVFIPLIAGMAGNSGTQALAVAVRGIATGDIEEESKLKLLFREAGTGLITGVICGIVVVGLVYFWKSELLIGMLVGTAVASSIFVATLAGSFIPLLIHRMKIDPAVASGPFITTLNDIISILIYLGLATTFLTNL is encoded by the coding sequence ATGATGGAAGAAACGAAGATCCGTGATGAAGAATTGAACGAAGAATTGATGCACGAATTATTGGGAAAAGGGGATGTTGAAGCATTCCGTGAAGAATTCTTGTCCCACCATCCATACGACCAGGCAAGCTTTTACGAAAAAGCGGACGGGGAAACGAGGCAATTGCTCTATCAGTATCTCTCTCCGAAAGAAATGGCGGATATCTTTGAAGCCATTGAAGTGGACGATGACGAATACGAAAATCTGTTCAAGGAAATGGATACGCGCTATGCCTCCGACATCCTGTCCTATATGTATACAGATGATGCAGTCGATGTCCTTAATGAACTGAACAAAGACCAAGTCGCCAGTTATTTGACGATCATGGACAAGGAATCCGCACAGCAGATCAAGGACCTCTTGCATTACGAGGAGTATACGGCAGGTTCGATCATGACAACGGAGTTTGTCGCAATCCCGAAAAACTCGACGGTGCGTTCCGCCATGAACATCCTGCGCAATGCCGCACCGAACGCCGAAACGATCTATTACGTGTTTGTCATCGATGAGGACCGTAAATTGTCAGGCATCGTGACCTTGCGTGATTTAATTGTTGCCGATGAAGATACCTTGATCGAAGCGATCATGAACGACCGCGTCGTAAGCGTCCAAGTAAGCGAAGACCAGGAGGAAGTCGCGCGCATGATCAAGGATTATGACTTTCTCGCGCTTCCAGTCGTCGATTTCCAGGACCATCTGCTCGGGATCATCACAGTTGATGACATCATCGACGTGCTCGATGAAGAGGCGTCCGATGATTACTCCAAATTGGCCGCGGTCTCCGATATGGATACCTTTGACCGCGGACCGCTGACCGCAGCGAAAAAACGTTTGCCGTGGCTTATCCTGCTGACATTCCTCGGCATGCTGACAGCGAATTTGATGGGCATGTTCGAAGCGACGCTCGACCAAGTGGCGCTGCTTGCCGTATTTATCCCGTTGATAGCCGGAATGGCTGGGAATAGCGGCACACAGGCGCTTGCTGTTGCAGTGCGCGGTATTGCAACAGGCGACATCGAGGAAGAGAGCAAGCTGAAGTTATTGTTCCGCGAAGCGGGGACTGGCTTGATCACGGGCGTCATTTGCGGCATCGTGGTCGTAGGCCTCGTTTACTTTTGGAAATCTGAACTGCTGATCGGAATGCTGGTCGGCACGGCGGTGGCCAGTTCGATTTTTGTCGCGACCTTAGCCGGCTCGTTTATCCCGTTGTTGATCCACAGGATGAAAATCGACCCTGCGGTTGCGTCTGGGCCGTTCATTACAACGTTGAACGATATCATTTCCATCCTCATTTATTTGGGCTTGGCGACGACGTTCCTGACGAATTTATGA
- the prpE gene encoding bis(5'-nucleosyl)-tetraphosphatase PrpE has product MKYDVIGDIHGCFDELVELIEQLGYRFENGLPMHPEGRNLAFVGDAMDRGPDSLAVLRLLFAMQDAGILYYSPGNHCNKLYRFFKGNPVELLHGLEMTVTDWRRLARDEQNQFRERYLRFYEALPLYHQLGDELIVVHAGLRQDMIGKALSRKLITFALYGEITGHYHADGRPVRGNWAKRYKGDHWIVYGHTPVETPYFKNNTVNIDTGCVFGGALTALRFPEMDIHQVPSKQPYQPGRFHRYE; this is encoded by the coding sequence ATGAAATATGATGTTATTGGTGACATCCACGGCTGTTTTGATGAGCTGGTCGAATTGATTGAACAACTTGGCTACCGCTTCGAAAATGGCCTCCCCATGCATCCCGAAGGCCGGAATCTCGCATTTGTGGGGGATGCCATGGACCGCGGTCCCGACTCCCTTGCGGTGCTTCGGCTATTATTCGCCATGCAGGACGCGGGCATCCTCTACTATTCCCCCGGCAATCATTGCAATAAACTCTACCGTTTCTTCAAAGGCAATCCCGTGGAGCTATTGCACGGGCTGGAAATGACCGTCACCGATTGGCGCAGACTGGCACGAGATGAACAGAACCAATTCCGCGAGCGCTATCTGCGGTTTTATGAGGCTCTTCCCCTCTACCATCAGCTGGGGGATGAGTTGATCGTCGTCCATGCCGGCCTGCGCCAAGATATGATCGGAAAAGCATTAAGCCGCAAACTGATCACTTTCGCTTTATACGGCGAAATCACCGGCCACTATCATGCCGATGGCCGGCCAGTGCGCGGCAACTGGGCGAAGCGCTATAAAGGTGATCACTGGATCGTTTATGGCCATACCCCTGTCGAAACACCTTATTTCAAAAACAATACCGTCAACATCGATACCGGCTGTGTGTTCGGCGGCGCCCTTACCGCCTTGCGGTTTCCGGAAATGGACATTCATCAGGTACCCTCAAAACAGCCCTATCAGCCGGGCCGCTTCCATCGTTATGAATAG